One Babesia bigemina genome assembly Bbig001, chromosome : V genomic window, TATGCAGGTCACTGATCACCGGACCTACTATAGCCTTTGCCGTAAGCCCTTTAGCGCCTTCGCATATTGTAGTGCTTGGCATTGCATAAGACGGTGAAGCAAGCCTTCCCTTAAACGCGTGCAAAGTCTTGAACCGCAACATTCGCAGGACTTTAAAGATTGTAACTTCACCTTCGCAAGTGTTTTTGCGGTCGCCCTTATTTCGTTCTTTTAATTTAGCTTCAGCAGCCACACGCTCCTGACTCCATGCCTGCGGAGGTGCGAACATGGCGGTCATTGGCATTACCAAGGGTAACGCCTTGGACTCCGTAGTCATAGCCTGCGGTTGCTCTCCCATTTCAGTTACACGACAACAGGTTCCTTTGCTCCTGTATCCGTTTTTATAGGTGGGATGCATGTGCCGGTTGAAAATACTAGCAGTACGGAATCCGCAGTGTAGCAGCCTCCACAGCTTTTCAAATTCCGTTCCGTATACAGACGCTACGTATTGTTCCAGGAACGAATCATACACATGGCACTCTGCGTCTTTTACTTTGCAGTCCACGGGTTTCTCGAGGTCTATGCGCAGGGACAGCATAGGAAATACTATACCTGTGGAGTTTAGCGCGTCCTCCACCACTTCACTTTTGACATTATAGAAGAGAAACTTGGATGCCGAATATAACAGACGGTCCATCAATGCTTGTTCAGCGGATTCGGCGTGCTCCGCAAACTTATAAAACCAGCTGCGACATATACCCATGAGAGTCTCCAACACCGCTGTTCCTAGGCATATGCCGAAGAATGCGTGTTTTGGTGGCGTCTCGATTGAATGTAGAACGTTTATTAGCTGCGGTTCAAGCGTCTTACCCGGGGTACCGAAACACAGGGGTTCGATTGTTCGCAGCAAGCACGCGAGAAATTGATCCCCAGAACCCTGGTTGTTCAATAGGTTATTAAGCACTACCAATTGACCCATGAATGCACGGTATATCTGCCCATTCACCCCACGATCAAAACAGGTGATGGAAAGCAGTGATGCGACTGACAGTATTATACATGACGAGAAGCTGTCCCTGCCTTCCATTATGGCGCGTAACATAAGCGCCAACATGAACGTGCCATCAATGGCAGCGTCCCCCTCGAAGAATGCGATACACATTTTGCACAGGTGAGAAAAATAATCCGGGAGGTGCTGTACCGTCTCGAACGTATTGCGATTAAGGGATGCCTTGCCACTAACAGATCCCACAGTCAGCTCTAGACCGTACAAGCCTTTTAGGTTATTGAGTAAGTGTATGAGATACAAATAGAACCCATCCTGATACAGTTCCAAATCGCAATCTCTATTTGATTCCGATGACAAGGGCGATTGATCAGAATGTTTGTTGGCTGGGCCGTTGGCAGCGCTCGATGCATCCATCGCACTTGAATTGTCGATTTCACTTCCGTTATTTGAGACACCCTTATCGCCGTTATTTATGTTCTCCTCACAAAGGCGCAGCATGGTTTGTACGCAATCCTGATAAAGCGAGCAGTTATCAAGGTCATTCTTCACAAGGTGCTGCATGTTAGATTGCACAACCAGTGGTTTCCAGATGTTAGGGCCATCAGTTACGTTGAGCGAGTTTATAAGGATGCCCATCAGGGGCATCCCCATATCTATGTAACCATCAGCGCAACGGATGATGGTGTCCCGCATGACGTCCTCACTAATATGTTTAAAACGTATGCCTGTGTACAGGTAGTACACCAGGTCGTTTACCGTGTTCACATCTACATTTATGACGCAATCGGAACTCATGTTGCATTGCAGAATATCTTTCACTTTCGAAGGCTTCATTAAGCGTAATGCATCCTCGATGTCATGTTGACGTATCTTACATATTAGGCAGGCGAGCTGGGCATTGTCCATATATTGGAAGCACACATTGACAGCGTCGCCGACCCTGTCCGCTAACAAGAAAAATCCCGCAGCCAAAAGGTAACGTTTCTGTGCAATAAGTGCGTAAGCATTCTTTACAGCAGCCTGCTTCCACTTCTCGTCCGAAAAGTTGTTAGAGAGGAACTCCCCCAACTTCTGGAATCCCTTGGCCTTAAGAACACACCCATACACCAGCGGCTTGCCGCGCAGGATGGACCAGAACCCGAAATCGTCAAACTTATCAACGCTCGATCCGGTATCTGTGACGGAGATGAGTTTGCGGAAGCCGCGTTCCAGGGTTGAACAGAACTGTTCTATACAAGTTGGAGTTCGTACCCAATATCCTATACCAAAACTTTTCAtgtgctgcagcagataGTTACACAATTCCTGATCGTCTCCACTGTCTAACAGAGCAATCATATTTGAAAAAAGATGATGATCGTCTTTGAAGAGGATGGCCCATACCAAATGGTCCTCGTCATCAGATCCATACTTGACATAATCGACACATCTGCCGATGCAGAAATCATCCGTCAGGATCTTCGACGGACACGTTAGGCTTGCAAGCTCGTCGTTCGTCCGCCACATTTGCACCTTCTCCTTTTCCTTGCCAGATTGCAGCAGGTGCTGTGCCTTTCGTATAAGCGGGCAAGACACAGACCGATCACCATCACACGGATCCTCGTCTTTTTCGTCATCAGAGGTCAAACTAAAGTCTATGCTTTCGTCAATATTGAAGTCTTCATACCTCTTTGCTTCATTCATGAGCAAGAAGTTGCTAAGGGTATCCATTCTGCTTATAGGTTTCTGATGCGATGCGTGGTTACCGATAAATTTCGCTGCGCCGGAATTCTGGAACTGCGTCTCTATAAGTTGCATGAGCTCAAGCTGATCCTGCCAAATCAACCCTGGTAACCTCATGTGCTCTAAATACAAAAGTAGCTCTTTTGCTGCAACTCCCTCAGTGATGTCAACGGATGGAATGTTAACACCAACTTCAACACCAAGATTGGCGGGGTCTACGTTGACAAGAACTGAAAATGTTTGCAGCAGCCGCAACGATGTAGTTCGATCAAAATCGGTGAACATTTGCACATGTTTGACTTTGGTAGTGAGGCAATCACAAGGGTGGTGCAGCGTATTAGTCGATCCACAAGCGTTGTCTTCTGCCAGTTTCACAAGGAAGTTACGGCATACCTCGACGAGGCCGCAAACTAACTCATCTACGAACCTGCGAAGCCCAATATCAACAAACGCTTTTATATAGCGCGGATGATAAATAACAAGCGAGTCTCCATCCACCTTGGCCCCTGTAGACAGCCTGAGGGTAATCGTACTCTGTGCTTGCGAGCTGCAGATAAGCGTACCACCGCGTAGGCTGTATCGAGCCCCCCGTACCTCCAACGGAAGTTTCCTCACTATACCAGTGAATAGATCCCGTATCTCATTATCTGCAATGGCAGACAGGTGCAAGATGTCAGCACCTTTGATGAGGTATATGTGAACGGCGTTGTCGGAGGTTGCATTGCTGCCCGCAAGTAGACATCGAGTCATGAGATATAATGGACCTCCTTCGTACCATACACCAAACTCCATTATGAGTTTTTCCTTGTCTGGAGCCAGCTGGAACGGCCACGATGCATCCAGAGTCAGTTTACACGCATTCCAGCAGTAGATGCTGCAGCGAGTAACGCCTACAGAATCTACAAGGAACATCGCGACAAGCACACGATCATTGTGCTTCAGCACCTTCATGGCGTTAACATGCGCAACTTTTGGTATCTGCAATTTGTTGTAGGATATAAGGGCGTGATTTGTGTGAGATGCACGACACAACCCAACGCTTCCATTCCTGTGCAacaccagggcaagaaagtgcCCGGGATCAGATATCGATTCCGCTTCCACAACATCCACATGTGCATTTAGCTTGCTCAGAATTGCTTCCTCCATATTTACGTTGGAAGATATATCGTCCAATGCAGCCATGCGAGGGATGAAGAGAGGGGAGTAAGCACGACAAAGGTAGCGCACCACGAGCCCGATCACATTGTCAGTCCCTTGCATACTACAATCTTTGAGGAAAATATCGCCGGGCGCTATCAGCAACTCGACTGGGAGTCCAAGGTCGCTGACGCCTTTGATTGTGCAAGGCGGCAGGAACTTGTGCAGCGCAATAGCTATTTGATTTCCAAGCATGCCTTCCACAACTTCCTCACATGGTTCTCCATTTATGCTGCGCGATACTAAGGTCATCCATCGGCTTGCCTGGAAGCCATTCGCCGGATGAACTTTCGTCGGTCGCATGGTGTCTGGCGAGTATAGAGTTATTAAGCCCGTTTGCAGCGTGTGTTTGCACAGTTGGACACATTGGATGTTTTGAACAACTACCGGCAGTGCAATGTCCTGGTGGCTTATAAGGAATTCGCCGTTTACATTGCCGCTGGGCGAATGGATCCCCTGTAACGCTAATATTTTAAAATGTTGCTTATGGACGCTGCAATCACCTCCAGAACATCTGCCAGCGTGTTCCGACTTCGATTGCACACCACTAGACTTGATTGATTCTGCGTGGCAGGGTCCCCCATTATCCACTTCCTTCGTCCGGCTCGTGCCATCCGTTACTTCGTGGAAGATGATAAATTCCTGGCCAGTGAAGATAGAATCGACGCCTATTGAAGTCATATCCACCCAAAACGCTGATGCCGATGGGCCGAAAACGTTCTCTCCGATGTCTACCTGGAAAATGAGATCACAATCTGCCTTCGATGCTCCAATGCGCCAGACATAGGCGATCATATCCCTTGTTATTGATACCAGCAGTTCGTACCCACGAGATGCACATCCTCGGTTCCAATTAGCGTTGGTGACGTGTGCCTTGTGCTTGAGCGCACGTACACCCTCCGGAGCGGCGCATTTAGCTTTCCTCAGACGTGCAGATCCGCCATCTGCCCCGATGATGCGCGGATCGCGGCGCGACGTCCACCACTTAGCCAAGCTGCCCTCATGTTCGTATTGGAATACGTATAGGGTCGCCTCCAATGGGCTGTCTGAAGCACACTCTCTGCCATTCTCCACGCTAAGGATGGCGGCTGCTAGACGTGCGTCGCTTCCGCTACTGCCTTCCGCACCGCTTGCTATGCTCAGGAGATCGTATACGCGTTCCGTACAGTTCGCCAAATCGGCAGGCTCCTGACGATGAGCTGCCTTCCGCGTCATCACGCCCGGTCTCATCGTGAGCGTCCGATCTCAAGCTGCGATGCCCGCGGTTTCGCAGAGCCGGAACAACCACTACTTTATAGACCGAGTCATATTAGAGACTGATTGACGCTGGATTTTGACAGCAGCATCGACACGGAAGCAACATTTGCCCGAGGAATTGTTTTTTCATGAGGGTGGGTGCTCGACCGACGAGGCCTGTCACCAGGTGGGAAACACGTTATTCACACACTACACACACTGTCTACTTGCCCGAATACATTTATGTGAGGAACGTGTAGGTCAAAAGACTGCAATGTGTGGGCTCAAATGCCAACATTGGCATTCGTGCTGCCGCCTAATGCAGACCGAGCGTAAACCAAGGTGTATTTAAATTACCATAAATGTAAAATTCACAACACGTAGCCTACTTGGCTGTGTTTGAAGGCCGTTTGGGGCCAGGGGCGCCTCCTGGTATCTTGCAGTTCTCGATGAGCGTGAGCGCAAATTGATCCGTGGTGATGAGTTTCACGTACGGAGCCTTCGTTTCGTCGACCTTGAGGAAGTGATGTAGAGCCTGTGATGCGATGGCTCCCTTCTTGAGGTTACCGGGCACGAGCTTCAGGTGGTATGGGTGGCTCTTCAACGCATTGTAAGGAGCACACATCGGAATGGCGCTGATGATGACGTCGGCGGGGCCCGGCTCCTTCGACAGCATACGCAGCTGGTCCATGTGGGAAGACAGCTCCTTTTTGTCCAGTGGCTTTATTTCCTTTCGCTGATAAACAGTCCTGCTCTTGTTCTCGTCCGACCGGTCATCGCTTGCCGTTGCAGCGGCAGCTTGTTGTTCCACGTG contains:
- a CDS encoding -DmX-like protein 2, coding for MTRKAAHRQEPADLANCTERVYDLLSIASGAEGSSGSDARLAAAILSVENGRECASDSPLEATLYVFQYEHEGSLAKWWTSRRDPRIIGADGGSARLRKAKCAAPEGVRALKHKAHVTNANWNRGCASRGYELLVSITRDMIAYVWRIGASKADCDLIFQVDIGENVFGPSASAFWVDMTSIGVDSIFTGQEFIIFHEVTDGTSRTKEVDNGGPCHAESIKSSGVQSKSEHAGRCSGGDCSVHKQHFKILALQGIHSPSGNVNGEFLISHQDIALPVVVQNIQCVQLCKHTLQTGLITLYSPDTMRPTKVHPANGFQASRWMTLVSRSINGEPCEEVVEGMLGNQIAIALHKFLPPCTIKGVSDLGLPVELLIAPGDIFLKDCSMQGTDNVIGLVVRYLCRAYSPLFIPRMAALDDISSNVNMEEAILSKLNAHVDVVEAESISDPGHFLALVLHRNGSVGLCRASHTNHALISYNKLQIPKVAHVNAMKVLKHNDRVLVAMFLVDSVGVTRCSIYCWNACKLTLDASWPFQLAPDKEKLIMEFGVWYEGGPLYLMTRCLLAGSNATSDNAVHIYLIKGADILHLSAIADNEIRDLFTGIVRKLPLEVRGARYSLRGGTLICSSQAQSTITLRLSTGAKVDGDSLVIYHPRYIKAFVDIGLRRFVDELVCGLVEVCRNFLVKLAEDNACGSTNTLHHPCDCLTTKVKHVQMFTDFDRTTSLRLLQTFSVLVNVDPANLGVEVGVNIPSVDITEGVAAKELLLYLEHMRLPGLIWQDQLELMQLIETQFQNSGAAKFIGNHASHQKPISRMDTLSNFLLMNEAKRYEDFNIDESIDFSLTSDDEKDEDPCDGDRSVSCPLIRKAQHLLQSGKEKEKVQMWRTNDELASLTCPSKILTDDFCIGRCVDYVKYGSDDEDHLVWAILFKDDHHLFSNMIALLDSGDDQELCNYLLQHMKSFGIGYWVRTPTCIEQFCSTLERGFRKLISVTDTGSSVDKFDDFGFWSILRGKPLVYGCVLKAKGFQKLGEFLSNNFSDEKWKQAAVKNAYALIAQKRYLLAAGFFLLADRVGDAVNVCFQYMDNAQLACLICKIRQHDIEDALRLMKPSKVKDILQCNMSSDCVINVDVNTVNDLVYYLYTGIRFKHISEDVMRDTIIRCADGYIDMGMPLMGILINSLNVTDGPNIWKPLVVQSNMQHLVKNDLDNCSLYQDCVQTMLRLCEENINNGDKGVSNNGSEIDNSSAMDASSAANGPANKHSDQSPLSSESNRDCDLELYQDGFYLYLIHLLNNLKGLYGLELTVGSVSGKASLNRNTFETVQHLPDYFSHLCKMCIAFFEGDAAIDGTFMLALMLRAIMEGRDSFSSCIILSVASLLSITCFDRGVNGQIYRAFMGQLVVLNNLLNNQGSGDQFLACLLRTIEPLCFGTPGKTLEPQLINVLHSIETPPKHAFFGICLGTAVLETLMGICRSWFYKFAEHAESAEQALMDRLLYSASKFLFYNVKSEVVEDALNSTGIVFPMLSLRIDLEKPVDCKVKDAECHVYDSFLEQYVASVYGTEFEKLWRLLHCGFRTASIFNRHMHPTYKNGYRSKGTCCRVTEMGEQPQAMTTESKALPLVMPMTAMFAPPQAWSQERVAAEAKLKERNKGDRKNTCEGEVTIFKVLRMLRFKTLHAFKGRLASPSYAMPSTTICEGAKGLTAKAIVGPVISDLHMMAMLNLRGPCTLSALPDELSQGALSEIFEAVNKSKPMPLHYSLYVKLMRIMTMYSKNRLEKKYAVKVSKFAALAEKFHKCFNARNNSKDPSLGGPSGGICGHPFWPIYAVVYGENPPKHMPAYNVSLQHPVTLMRTANTGLDSAGCASDRTIVYDCVTDMHLNRGKGSVFGDLCSVAWSADSLAVLDKSGWMLIYHLKQIMYVEDGDREIAIPSISFRAHTAATESTWLSDTYVATIGNGVLHDMVTPDVRVIDTRDGDVGCQNTSSLSNVSSPIIIDNTETSSPGSHPDHILRCVTDMHIPCLCIWDLVDFNKNNSPKLKVVIANSTNVPHSIFHKKKHASSAVRFTCVLPIPAMRLDSRNSNGLEYDMVVFDSMGDMMLFSAATSEITVTCHVHSCAVVKCFYVGGNIVTVTQDGAVAMFRLNGIFSEPTRIFEGVAQPRANSADTTTSDGFVTSISEYLGIKFVESPSREACTNKATLLPEIIDAQIIQNRFLVLTTADGNATVTELPC